Proteins from one Mycoplasma sp. Pen4 genomic window:
- a CDS encoding ribonuclease J, translating into MENVNIFALGGQDENGKNCYVFEHNNDIYVINAGVKVPIESNNGVDTLIPDFSYLEKNKDRIKGIFITDIKNESFSALPWLLMRIPNLKVYTSAFNKVMILERIAKYGIDNEHYEVVALKHKTQIGSVDVLSFTLTGSMPGNVGFNFQTNSGDYVFMFNYIEGDLGIYGKTNFKTLLKFFNNRKVSALVTDAGKSHTSGRALDKFNNTELIQKVFASTSDENRIIVGAYGEEMVSIQHVLNLAKKYNRPVVAYGKNYAELLYLVRKISPNLDLPEIIDHKQIQKAPNAVVLVTATTERLYSRFLRITDNKDVYLKINNNDSVILMAPPVNGLESQYAYMMDEIARITPHLYDVQDKDYFYVRPTREDLFQLCKTINPDIFIPTQGLYRYLVDASNYIVEESNKQFTTSPLVLQNGKIAHFVDGKIFSHNGKIKEVGNTIIDGFGVGDISQEVIAEREALGREGVIVINAVYSPKTKRIVGQIHIDYLGVIDKHEQDAIDNLIKETIIDILKTKTFPNMRELNERIRKTVRKRIFKSTDKDPMVTLTLTSI; encoded by the coding sequence ATGGAAAATGTGAATATTTTTGCATTAGGTGGACAAGACGAGAACGGTAAGAATTGTTATGTTTTCGAACACAATAATGACATTTATGTAATTAACGCAGGGGTAAAAGTACCAATTGAATCTAACAATGGTGTAGATACATTAATACCTGACTTTTCTTACTTAGAAAAAAACAAAGATCGTATCAAAGGGATTTTTATCACAGATATTAAAAACGAATCATTCAGCGCCTTACCATGACTTTTAATGAGAATACCTAATCTCAAAGTTTATACATCAGCATTCAATAAAGTTATGATTCTTGAAAGAATTGCTAAATATGGTATTGATAATGAACACTATGAAGTAGTAGCATTGAAACACAAAACACAAATTGGCTCTGTTGATGTATTATCTTTTACACTTACAGGATCAATGCCTGGTAATGTTGGTTTTAATTTTCAAACCAATTCAGGTGATTATGTTTTCATGTTTAACTACATAGAAGGTGATTTAGGTATTTACGGTAAGACAAACTTTAAAACATTATTAAAATTTTTCAACAATCGTAAGGTCTCTGCTTTAGTTACTGATGCAGGTAAAAGTCATACATCAGGACGTGCATTAGATAAGTTTAACAACACAGAATTAATCCAAAAAGTTTTTGCATCAACAAGTGATGAAAATCGCATAATCGTAGGTGCATATGGCGAAGAAATGGTATCTATCCAACACGTTTTAAACTTAGCTAAAAAATACAACCGTCCAGTTGTTGCATATGGTAAAAATTATGCTGAATTACTTTATTTAGTACGTAAAATTTCACCAAACTTAGACTTACCTGAAATTATCGATCATAAACAAATTCAAAAGGCCCCAAATGCAGTTGTTTTAGTTACAGCTACAACAGAACGTTTATACTCACGTTTCCTTAGAATCACAGATAACAAGGATGTTTATTTAAAAATAAACAATAATGATTCAGTTATTTTAATGGCACCACCTGTTAATGGTTTAGAATCACAATATGCTTACATGATGGACGAAATAGCTAGAATCACACCTCATCTTTATGATGTCCAAGATAAGGATTATTTCTATGTGCGTCCAACACGTGAAGATTTATTCCAATTATGTAAAACTATTAATCCAGATATTTTTATTCCTACACAAGGCCTTTATCGTTATTTAGTAGATGCATCAAACTATATCGTTGAGGAATCAAACAAACAATTTACAACATCACCATTAGTTTTACAAAATGGTAAAATAGCACACTTTGTTGATGGTAAGATTTTTAGCCACAATGGTAAAATAAAAGAAGTTGGTAACACAATTATTGATGGATTTGGTGTTGGAGATATTTCGCAAGAAGTTATTGCAGAACGTGAAGCTTTAGGGCGTGAAGGTGTTATAGTTATTAATGCTGTTTACTCACCTAAAACAAAAAGAATTGTTGGTCAAATTCATATTGATTATTTAGGTGTTATTGACAAGCACGAGCAAGATGCAATAGATAATTTAATCAAAGAAACAATCATTGATATCTTAAAAACCAAAACATTCCCTAATATGCGTGAACTTAATGAGAGAATTCGTAAAACAGTTAGAAAAAGAATCTTTAAGTCTACAGACAAGGACCCAATGGTTACTTTAACTTTAACTTCAATTTAA